A single window of Metallosphaera hakonensis JCM 8857 = DSM 7519 DNA harbors:
- a CDS encoding prefoldin subunit beta, which yields MAERIPPELQTQLLKLQQLQSQLERLTYEKSVIEGELREVNEVLKELANIPQDSPVYKIVGNLLIKQDRNNVQNELNERKELLELKSRTYQKQEGLLRKQFEDLQKKVNELIQKYYPQGAQGSAPPKA from the coding sequence ATGGCGGAAAGAATACCTCCTGAACTTCAAACTCAACTCTTGAAATTACAACAGTTGCAAAGTCAACTAGAAAGGCTGACATACGAAAAAAGCGTCATAGAAGGTGAACTTAGAGAAGTGAACGAGGTCTTAAAGGAGCTAGCTAATATCCCTCAAGACTCACCAGTTTACAAGATAGTTGGCAATCTATTGATAAAACAAGATAGAAATAATGTTCAGAATGAACTGAATGAAAGGAAAGAATTATTAGAACTTAAGAGTAGAACTTATCAGAAGCAAGAGGGCCTTTTGAGGAAGCAATTCGAAGATCTTCAGAAAAAAGTGAACGAACTTATCCAGAAGTATTATCCGCAAGGAGCTCAGGGTTCTGCACCTCCAAAGGCTTAA
- a CDS encoding 50S ribosomal protein L37ae, giving the protein MPAKRTSKIAGRFGPRYGSSLRKKWSEIMEKRYSDHTCPVCKTTGKVYRVASGIWSCRKCGSKWAGQAYTPS; this is encoded by the coding sequence ATGCCAGCTAAAAGGACCTCAAAGATAGCAGGTAGATTTGGTCCCAGATATGGATCATCTTTAAGGAAAAAGTGGAGCGAAATAATGGAAAAAAGATATTCGGATCATACTTGCCCTGTGTGTAAAACAACTGGAAAAGTCTATAGAGTAGCTTCTGGAATCTGGAGTTGCAGGAAATGTGGTAGTAAGTGGGCCGGGCAAGCATATACCCCGAGTTAG
- the rrp42 gene encoding exosome complex protein Rrp42, translating into MSMTPTNENIIPLIKKESIVSLLERGTRSDGRKFTDYRQLTITLGYAKKADGSALVKLGDTTVLAGVKVEEDEPYQDTPNQGNLVVNAELLPLAYETFEPGPPDENAIELSRVVDRSLRDSKSVDLSGLVIEPGKKVWTVWVDISVLDYGGNVLDACTLAAIAALYDAKLPKVVKENDTINIVKEERVSSLPIRYPVVTVSVGKIGKFLIIDPDLEEEGIMDAKISFSYIPSGHIVGIQKSGAGSFSQQEIETAESIAYQTSQKLLEELKNQIGIGKGES; encoded by the coding sequence ATGTCCATGACACCTACAAATGAGAACATAATACCGCTGATAAAGAAAGAAAGTATTGTTTCGCTTCTAGAGCGAGGAACAAGGAGCGATGGGAGAAAATTTACCGATTATAGACAACTAACAATTACTTTGGGTTATGCCAAGAAGGCTGATGGTTCAGCTCTTGTTAAGTTGGGAGATACAACAGTCTTAGCTGGGGTAAAAGTAGAGGAAGACGAACCTTATCAAGATACCCCAAATCAAGGAAATTTAGTGGTGAATGCAGAACTTCTTCCTCTAGCCTACGAGACTTTTGAGCCAGGTCCTCCAGATGAGAACGCTATTGAACTTTCTAGAGTGGTTGACAGAAGCTTGAGAGACTCGAAGTCGGTTGACTTAAGTGGGTTAGTTATAGAGCCTGGGAAGAAAGTCTGGACTGTTTGGGTTGATATCTCTGTTCTAGATTATGGAGGAAATGTTTTAGACGCTTGTACATTAGCTGCAATAGCAGCTCTATATGATGCCAAACTACCTAAGGTAGTTAAAGAGAATGACACTATCAATATTGTGAAGGAAGAGAGAGTGTCTTCACTTCCGATCAGATATCCAGTGGTTACTGTGAGTGTGGGTAAGATAGGAAAGTTCCTAATTATCGATCCTGACCTAGAAGAGGAAGGAATTATGGACGCAAAAATATCGTTTTCATATATTCCCTCTGGTCATATTGTTGGAATACAAAAATCAGGAGCAGGTAGCTTTAGTCAGCAGGAGATTGAAACTGCTGAAAGCATAGCGTATCAGACTAGTCAGAAGTTATTAGAAGAGCTTAAAAATCAAATAGGGATTGGGAAAGGTGAGTCGTAA
- the rrp41 gene encoding exosome complex exonuclease Rrp41, whose protein sequence is MLQVQKPKLILDDGRRLDGRKPDELRPMKMEIGVLKNADGSSLVEVGNTKIIAAVYGPREMHPRHLALPNRATLRVRYHMTPFSTDERKSPVPSRREIELSKVIREALESSILVEQFPRSSIDVFMEVIQADAGTRLASLMAASLAIVDAGIPVKDVIAAVAVGKADGVVVLDLNEPEDMWGEADMPVAMMPSLGQITLIQLNGHMTQEEFKQGLELAYKGINTIYNLEKDVLRSKFAEMHEEGS, encoded by the coding sequence GTGTTGCAAGTTCAGAAACCCAAACTAATCCTTGACGATGGGAGAAGATTAGACGGTAGAAAGCCGGACGAACTAAGGCCCATGAAGATGGAAATAGGTGTACTTAAGAACGCAGATGGTTCCTCTTTGGTTGAAGTAGGAAACACTAAAATCATAGCCGCAGTATATGGGCCTAGAGAAATGCATCCTAGACATCTAGCGCTGCCCAATAGAGCTACTTTGAGAGTCAGATATCATATGACTCCTTTCTCTACAGACGAGAGGAAAAGTCCAGTGCCGAGTAGGAGAGAGATTGAGCTTTCCAAGGTTATTCGAGAGGCATTGGAATCTTCGATCCTTGTTGAACAGTTTCCCAGGTCATCAATAGATGTATTTATGGAAGTAATTCAAGCAGATGCAGGGACCAGATTAGCCTCTCTAATGGCAGCGTCTTTAGCCATAGTAGATGCAGGAATACCAGTTAAGGACGTCATTGCAGCGGTAGCCGTAGGAAAGGCAGATGGGGTGGTTGTTTTAGATCTAAACGAACCAGAGGACATGTGGGGCGAGGCCGACATGCCTGTAGCAATGATGCCATCCCTGGGCCAAATTACACTAATACAACTCAACGGTCACATGACTCAAGAGGAGTTTAAACAGGGATTAGAATTGGCCTATAAGGGAATTAATACAATATATAATTTAGAGAAAGATGTTCTAAGAAGCAAGTTTGCTGAGATGCACGAGGAGGGTTCTTGA
- the rrp4 gene encoding exosome complex RNA-binding protein Rrp4, with the protein MSGENKIYLQDKSVVAPGDLIAEGNFQIPWSPYIVKQGNKYFASVIGIVEVKDSVFEIIPLEGSHYYPRIGDTVIALVEDVELYGWLTDIKAPYSAYLPASSLLGRPANVGEDLRRYIDVGDYVIAKVESFDRTSDPVLSVKGKGLGRVSSGTVIDILPVKVPRVVGKGKSMMETLSSETGCEIIVAQNGRVLANCPSKEKENVLLLAIRTIERESHTKGLTDRIKKLIKESLGDKSVASSETQTNP; encoded by the coding sequence ATGTCAGGAGAAAATAAAATATATCTACAAGATAAGTCGGTGGTAGCCCCAGGAGATTTAATAGCTGAGGGGAATTTTCAGATTCCCTGGTCTCCCTACATTGTTAAACAAGGCAACAAGTATTTCGCCTCAGTAATAGGTATAGTAGAGGTTAAGGATTCTGTCTTTGAGATAATACCACTTGAGGGTTCCCATTATTACCCAAGAATTGGGGATACGGTAATAGCTCTTGTAGAGGATGTAGAACTTTACGGTTGGCTCACCGACATTAAAGCTCCTTATTCGGCATATTTACCAGCTTCATCTCTGCTTGGTAGACCTGCAAATGTAGGAGAAGACTTGAGAAGGTATATCGATGTAGGTGATTATGTAATTGCCAAGGTGGAGAGCTTTGATAGAACCAGTGACCCGGTTCTTTCCGTAAAGGGAAAAGGATTGGGAAGAGTGTCCTCAGGCACAGTAATAGATATCCTTCCAGTAAAGGTTCCTAGAGTTGTCGGGAAAGGCAAAAGCATGATGGAAACTTTAAGTTCGGAAACCGGATGTGAAATTATTGTGGCTCAGAATGGTAGAGTTCTTGCTAACTGCCCATCTAAGGAAAAGGAGAACGTACTTCTGTTAGCAATAAGAACCATAGAACGCGAATCTCATACCAAGGGTTTGACTGATAGAATTAAAAAACTCATAAAAGAATCACTAGGTGATAAGAGTGTTGCAAGTTCAGAAACCCAAACTAATCCTTGA
- a CDS encoding ribosome assembly factor SBDS, which produces MGSKDYVIVKYESHGERFEILVKPKEAMQIREGKNVSLSDAVVSDTIYKDVKKGLKASPSSLKKVFGTTDFEEISKEIILKGEIPVTAEQRKEILETKRKQIVDFIHRNAIDPKTALPIPPARLEMAMEQAKVQIDINKEVEAQALQIIHELTKIIPIKIARALLEVKIPQKYSGKAKQQLNALGSVKKTTWLDDGSLLAELEIPAGAQQDVIDKLNSITKGEVEVRVIQVK; this is translated from the coding sequence ATGGGCTCAAAGGATTATGTAATAGTGAAGTATGAAAGTCATGGAGAGAGATTTGAGATATTAGTTAAGCCCAAGGAAGCTATGCAAATTAGAGAAGGTAAAAACGTTTCTTTGTCAGACGCAGTGGTTTCAGATACTATTTATAAGGATGTTAAAAAAGGTCTTAAGGCTTCACCATCATCCCTGAAAAAGGTATTTGGTACAACAGATTTTGAGGAAATCTCCAAAGAAATTATTCTTAAGGGGGAGATTCCAGTAACTGCAGAACAAAGAAAAGAAATCCTAGAAACCAAAAGAAAGCAAATCGTAGATTTTATTCATAGGAACGCCATTGATCCTAAGACGGCTCTTCCCATACCCCCTGCCAGACTTGAAATGGCAATGGAACAAGCAAAGGTGCAGATAGATATTAATAAGGAAGTCGAGGCTCAGGCATTGCAGATAATTCATGAATTAACAAAGATTATACCCATAAAAATCGCTCGAGCGTTGCTTGAGGTGAAGATACCTCAAAAATATTCTGGAAAGGCTAAGCAACAACTCAACGCTTTAGGAAGTGTAAAGAAGACGACCTGGTTAGATGATGGATCTCTTTTAGCCGAACTGGAAATTCCAGCTGGGGCACAACAAGATGTTATAGATAAGTTAAATTCTATAACTAAGGGAGAAGTAGAAGTTAGAGTAATCCAAGTGAAATGA
- the psmA gene encoding archaeal proteasome endopeptidase complex subunit alpha, whose amino-acid sequence MAFGPAAMGYDRAITIFSPDGSLYQVDYAFEAVKKGWTTLGVKTKNAVVILGEKKKASQLLDVDSIEKVFLLDDHVGCSFAGLASDGRILIDYARNSSLQHRLVYDEPISIDYLTKLISDVKQMYTQHGGVRPFGVALIVGGVDRGVTKLYMTEPSGQFMPYQAVAIGQGGYNATDYLEKNYKEDLSVEETILLGLNALKASQKPGEKLGPANVEIGFATKDGQFRKMTIDERASYLQKI is encoded by the coding sequence ATGGCTTTTGGACCAGCCGCAATGGGTTATGATAGGGCAATAACAATATTTTCGCCCGACGGTTCATTATATCAAGTAGACTATGCCTTTGAGGCAGTAAAGAAAGGATGGACTACACTTGGAGTGAAGACAAAGAATGCAGTGGTTATCCTTGGAGAAAAGAAGAAGGCTTCACAACTTCTTGACGTTGATAGTATAGAGAAGGTTTTCCTATTAGACGACCATGTGGGTTGCAGTTTTGCTGGGCTCGCCTCTGACGGAAGGATATTAATAGACTATGCTAGAAACTCCTCTCTACAGCACAGACTGGTTTACGATGAGCCAATTAGTATAGATTATCTGACTAAGCTAATTTCTGATGTTAAACAAATGTATACTCAGCATGGAGGAGTGAGACCTTTTGGAGTTGCTCTTATAGTTGGTGGGGTGGACAGAGGAGTTACAAAACTTTACATGACAGAACCCAGTGGTCAGTTCATGCCCTACCAAGCAGTTGCTATAGGTCAAGGTGGATATAACGCTACTGATTATCTTGAGAAGAACTACAAGGAAGACCTGAGCGTCGAGGAAACTATACTTTTAGGGTTAAACGCACTTAAAGCATCTCAAAAACCGGGTGAGAAACTTGGGCCTGCGAATGTGGAGATCGGATTTGCAACCAAAGATGGTCAATTCAGAAAGATGACTATTGACGAGAGAGCCTCTTATCTCCAAAAAATTTAG
- a CDS encoding Rpp14/Pop5 family protein encodes MYQTILDVIFGVWLIVLSFLILTRKSKNNLELRGHKPIKNKKRYVVFRVISASSSLSSKNLEDSIRSAVKDLSGRIWLEISDPHVIFYNPENMSGIVSTNRIGYRTVIASLPFVKTIEGAEVLIVPYRTTGSLKKAKSLIRSR; translated from the coding sequence TTGTATCAGACTATTCTTGACGTGATATTTGGAGTATGGTTAATTGTCCTTAGTTTCCTCATTTTGACGCGTAAAAGTAAAAATAACCTTGAACTACGTGGCCATAAGCCTATTAAGAATAAGAAAAGGTATGTAGTTTTCCGAGTAATATCGGCTAGCTCAAGCTTATCTTCTAAGAATTTAGAGGATTCTATTAGATCTGCGGTAAAAGATTTATCTGGGAGGATTTGGCTGGAAATATCAGATCCGCATGTAATTTTCTATAATCCAGAAAACATGAGCGGTATTGTGTCCACAAATAGAATAGGATATAGAACAGTCATTGCGTCTTTACCTTTCGTAAAGACAATAGAAGGGGCGGAAGTTCTCATTGTGCCTTACAGGACAACCGGTAGTTTAAAAAAGGCTAAGAGCCTCATACGCTCTAGATGA
- a CDS encoding RNA-binding domain-containing protein: MKINRITASVFSYSTESESKVLRALDALFGPIGGSVLRQEVKGHYGDPIVTFKIELEGKPASEVTERIISKLNKADIIFLVSTIESRSQGNRIYLRIDKQYLISQGKIALKDGEDVIKIVISLRQSIDQFKEVLKQYASGNVYT; this comes from the coding sequence ATGAAGATAAACAGGATAACAGCATCGGTTTTTTCATATTCAACAGAAAGCGAGAGTAAGGTTTTAAGGGCCTTGGACGCTCTTTTTGGACCAATTGGTGGCAGCGTTCTTAGGCAAGAGGTAAAAGGACATTACGGGGATCCAATAGTAACCTTTAAAATAGAGCTAGAAGGGAAACCGGCTTCTGAGGTAACTGAAAGAATTATCTCAAAACTTAACAAGGCTGACATAATATTCTTAGTCTCAACCATTGAAAGTAGGTCACAGGGAAATAGAATATATCTTAGAATAGATAAGCAGTATTTAATATCTCAAGGTAAAATTGCACTAAAGGATGGTGAGGATGTTATAAAGATAGTTATAAGTCTAAGGCAGAGCATAGACCAGTTTAAGGAGGTACTTAAGCAGTATGCTAGTGGAAACGTGTATACGTGA
- a CDS encoding 50S ribosomal protein L15e has translation MTASAYSFMAGTWANKDWKKTVLRQRLVEWRSQSTVTKIDKPTRLDRARALGYKAKQGIIVARVKVEKGGMDKQRPNSGRRPKRMGVYGYSPSKSLQFIAEEKAARRFPNLEVLGSYYVAEDGVYKYYEVILVDPNNPVISSDSQLNWIKNSANTRRVFRGLTSAGARARGLLKSRGLKGTTHQKIVKKKRERTQKKRHEASKYYRLSKYTRIPGK, from the coding sequence ATGACGGCTTCAGCATATTCATTCATGGCAGGAACGTGGGCCAATAAGGATTGGAAGAAGACAGTCTTGAGGCAAAGGTTAGTTGAATGGAGAAGCCAGAGCACTGTAACGAAGATTGATAAGCCTACCAGGCTTGATAGGGCTAGGGCTTTAGGATACAAGGCCAAGCAGGGAATAATTGTTGCAAGAGTTAAGGTAGAAAAAGGGGGGATGGATAAGCAGAGACCTAACAGCGGAAGGAGACCCAAAAGAATGGGTGTTTATGGTTATTCTCCATCTAAAAGCCTTCAATTTATAGCGGAAGAGAAGGCGGCTAGAAGATTCCCAAATCTAGAAGTACTTGGAAGTTATTATGTTGCAGAGGATGGCGTATATAAGTATTATGAAGTAATACTCGTAGATCCAAATAACCCGGTTATTTCATCTGATAGTCAGCTTAACTGGATTAAGAACTCAGCTAATACAAGGAGAGTGTTCAGGGGGTTAACTTCCGCAGGAGCTAGAGCTCGTGGTCTTCTCAAGAGTCGCGGACTCAAGGGTACCACACATCAGAAAATTGTCAAGAAGAAGAGGGAAAGAACTCAAAAGAAAAGACATGAGGCTAGTAAATATTATAGACTAAGCAAATATACAAGGATTCCAGGCAAGTAA
- a CDS encoding redox-regulated ATPase YchF yields the protein MITIGLVGKTNVGKSTFFAAATMLEVEIANRPFVTIEPNVGVGYARKKCAHTELGVKCNPKNSICIGDFRFIPVKIVDVAGLIPGAHEGRGLGNKFLDDLRKADVLINVIDASGSTNEEGVMVPPGTRNPEDDIKFVENEINEWFFSIISKDWDKFARTTDLSNKDIVESLLAKVSGLSVNRKQIIKALKASGLENTKLLQWGEEELKKFSSTLRIISKPIVIAANKADISIARDNINRLREKYPHLVPVSAESELALRRASKLGLIDYIPGDPIFKVKGNLEDRKLKALNYIKSTVLDVYGYTGVQQAINEAVFGALNMIHVYPVEDERKYTNKDGDVLPDVILLENGSTPKDLAFSIHTDLGKGFLYAIEAKRKIRIGEDYMLKDGDVIKIVSTLART from the coding sequence ATGATAACGATAGGACTTGTAGGTAAGACTAATGTCGGTAAAAGCACGTTTTTCGCTGCTGCTACAATGCTAGAGGTTGAGATAGCAAATCGGCCATTTGTTACTATCGAACCTAACGTTGGAGTTGGATATGCCAGGAAAAAATGCGCTCATACTGAGCTTGGGGTTAAATGTAATCCTAAAAATTCTATATGTATAGGGGATTTCCGATTTATTCCTGTCAAGATAGTTGATGTGGCAGGTCTAATACCAGGTGCTCATGAGGGGAGAGGTCTAGGAAATAAATTTCTAGATGACCTTAGAAAGGCTGACGTTCTGATCAATGTAATAGATGCCAGTGGATCTACCAACGAGGAAGGAGTAATGGTACCCCCTGGAACCAGAAATCCCGAAGATGACATAAAGTTTGTAGAAAATGAGATCAACGAATGGTTCTTTTCCATAATAAGTAAAGATTGGGATAAATTTGCCAGAACCACAGATCTTAGTAACAAGGATATTGTAGAATCACTCTTAGCTAAGGTATCTGGGCTATCTGTGAACAGAAAGCAGATAATTAAGGCCCTTAAAGCTAGTGGATTAGAAAATACGAAACTTTTGCAATGGGGAGAGGAGGAGCTAAAGAAGTTCAGTTCTACCCTTCGTATAATATCGAAGCCAATCGTAATTGCGGCCAATAAAGCAGATATATCCATTGCTAGAGATAATATTAATAGACTAAGAGAGAAATATCCTCACTTAGTCCCAGTAAGCGCGGAATCGGAGCTAGCCTTGAGAAGAGCGTCTAAATTAGGGTTAATAGATTATATTCCAGGCGATCCCATATTCAAGGTGAAGGGAAACCTAGAAGACAGGAAGCTAAAGGCATTAAATTACATAAAAAGTACAGTCCTCGATGTCTATGGATATACCGGGGTTCAACAAGCGATAAACGAGGCTGTATTCGGGGCCTTAAACATGATTCATGTATATCCTGTAGAAGACGAAAGAAAATATACTAACAAAGATGGGGATGTATTACCTGACGTAATTCTTTTAGAGAACGGATCTACGCCTAAGGACCTTGCCTTTTCTATCCACACAGACCTAGGGAAAGGATTTCTCTATGCAATTGAGGCTAAGAGGAAAATCAGAATCGGAGAGGACTATATGCTAAAAGATGGGGACGTAATAAAAATAGTATCCACTTTGGCAAGAACTTAA
- the spn gene encoding bifunctional sugar-1-phosphate nucleotidylyltransferase/acetyltransferase, translating into MKVVLLAAGKGERLEPITHTRPKPFVPVLGSTLIERNLSIIRSLLGNVEVFVVISDSTDPEYERFFSRLNNVKIVRQGEKKGTGGALSYVPVTSDEIAIIYGDIYIDRDSLSRVLAYEGNAILGVEVPNPSEYGALLLDSEGYLNGIVEKSPTPPSNLVNGGIYKLSSSIFDYIDSLKLSPRGEYEFTDALTAFARNQRIKVIKNMGSWKDVGKPWDVIDINKQELDSRPEKLEGEIEENVKMIGKIIVEEGAKILSGTRIEGPAYIGKNSIVGPNSYVRPYTILGQDVKIGSFVEIKETVVMEGTKIPHLSYVGDSVISEDVNFGAGTLVANLRFDEKEVPMNIKGKRQSSGRKKLGTVIGAHVRTGINVSILPGVKIGAYARIYPGSVVDRDVNRSEFFKN; encoded by the coding sequence TTGAAAGTAGTGCTCCTAGCAGCGGGTAAAGGAGAGAGATTAGAGCCGATAACTCATACCAGGCCTAAACCTTTTGTTCCAGTATTAGGTTCAACCCTGATAGAAAGGAATCTATCTATAATTAGAAGTTTGCTGGGAAATGTTGAAGTTTTCGTAGTAATATCTGATTCCACAGATCCAGAATATGAACGCTTCTTTTCCAGGTTAAATAATGTGAAGATAGTTAGGCAAGGTGAAAAGAAGGGCACCGGAGGCGCGCTTTCGTATGTTCCAGTAACCTCTGATGAAATAGCAATAATTTACGGAGATATTTATATAGATCGAGACTCGTTAAGTAGGGTATTGGCATATGAAGGTAATGCGATTTTAGGGGTAGAAGTCCCAAACCCTTCCGAGTATGGAGCTCTGCTTCTTGACTCTGAAGGATATCTAAACGGAATAGTAGAGAAAAGTCCGACCCCTCCCTCGAATTTAGTAAATGGAGGAATATATAAATTAAGCTCCTCCATCTTTGACTACATAGATTCATTAAAGTTATCTCCCAGAGGTGAATATGAGTTTACAGATGCGTTAACTGCGTTTGCAAGAAATCAAAGGATAAAGGTAATTAAGAATATGGGTTCTTGGAAAGATGTAGGGAAGCCTTGGGACGTCATTGACATAAATAAGCAAGAGTTAGACTCTAGACCCGAGAAGTTGGAAGGTGAAATAGAAGAAAATGTGAAGATGATAGGAAAAATCATAGTCGAGGAAGGAGCTAAGATACTTTCTGGGACAAGAATAGAAGGCCCAGCTTATATAGGGAAGAACTCAATAGTAGGCCCTAACTCATACGTGAGACCCTATACAATATTGGGGCAAGATGTGAAAATAGGATCCTTTGTTGAAATAAAGGAAACTGTTGTCATGGAAGGGACTAAGATTCCCCATTTAAGTTACGTCGGTGATAGTGTAATCTCCGAGGATGTGAATTTTGGAGCGGGAACTTTAGTTGCCAATCTCAGGTTCGACGAGAAGGAGGTTCCCATGAATATAAAGGGAAAAAGGCAAAGTTCCGGGAGGAAAAAACTGGGAACAGTTATAGGAGCCCATGTAAGGACAGGAATTAATGTATCAATTCTGCCTGGCGTAAAGATCGGAGCTTATGCTAGAATATATCCTGGAAGTGTGGTTGACAGGGACGTCAATAGGTCGGAATTCTTCAAAAATTAA
- a CDS encoding 30S ribosomal protein S3ae, which produces MSSRSSGKGSAGALKDKWKMKKWFSIYSPKIFGEVSLGSTPAFDVSQTIGRKVETTLYDLTGDFSTVYVHLYFKVARNEGDRLFTEFAGHELSRDYVRSLVRRKSSKINKVVDIITKDNYSLRVKTLALTAYRVHREQATVIRKIMEDVVKKTAEGKTFDEFVQEMIFGNLANNIFNEAKKIAPLRKAEIEKSKVLLVPTIREVKPSVESSAPSSG; this is translated from the coding sequence ATGTCCTCTAGATCAAGTGGCAAGGGTAGTGCTGGCGCACTCAAAGACAAGTGGAAAATGAAGAAGTGGTTCTCAATTTATTCGCCTAAGATATTTGGGGAAGTGTCTTTGGGGTCTACTCCTGCATTCGACGTCTCCCAAACTATAGGGAGGAAAGTTGAAACCACTCTATACGACTTGACGGGAGACTTTAGTACAGTGTATGTTCACCTTTACTTCAAGGTAGCAAGAAACGAGGGAGATAGGCTCTTTACAGAGTTCGCTGGTCATGAGCTATCGAGGGATTACGTTAGATCGTTAGTAAGAAGAAAGAGCTCAAAGATCAATAAGGTAGTCGATATTATTACTAAGGATAATTATTCATTAAGGGTAAAGACACTGGCGTTGACAGCCTATAGGGTTCATAGAGAACAAGCTACGGTAATAAGGAAAATCATGGAAGACGTAGTTAAAAAGACTGCTGAGGGAAAAACGTTTGACGAATTTGTGCAAGAGATGATATTCGGGAACCTGGCCAATAATATATTTAATGAAGCCAAGAAAATAGCTCCCCTTAGAAAGGCTGAGATCGAGAAATCAAAGGTTCTCCTAGTTCCGACTATAAGGGAGGTTAAACCATCAGTTGAAAGTAGTGCTCCTAGCAGCGGGTAA
- the trmJ gene encoding tRNA (cytidine-2'-O-)-methyltransferase TrmJ yields the protein MLRVILVEPEGEYNVGFIARLCRNFEVEELYIVNPRCDLNKALEFSAKGQDVLKSAVVVSSLYEAMRDLDLKISTSSIADSKGDMLRKSMSPWEVSQLVGDRKVGLVFGRESVGLTRDEILMTDIMLHIPANKEYPVLNLSHAVGIVLYEIWKTRGATPRKSVVSRETTDLIEKYVKTLYEAIRRGDGDEAMYIAVKRSLLRGIKDEEEGRAVVRFLRKIYMRMIHGNE from the coding sequence TTGTTAAGAGTAATCCTAGTAGAGCCTGAAGGGGAATATAATGTAGGTTTCATAGCCCGGCTATGTAGGAACTTCGAAGTCGAAGAACTATACATAGTGAACCCTCGTTGTGACCTTAATAAGGCGTTAGAATTCTCGGCAAAGGGGCAAGACGTTTTGAAAAGTGCAGTAGTTGTGAGTAGTCTTTATGAGGCCATGCGGGATCTGGATCTTAAGATATCCACGTCTAGTATTGCAGACTCTAAAGGGGATATGCTTCGGAAATCGATGTCTCCATGGGAAGTGTCTCAGTTGGTTGGGGATAGGAAAGTTGGGTTAGTGTTTGGAAGAGAAAGCGTCGGACTAACGAGGGACGAGATTTTAATGACAGATATTATGCTACATATACCCGCGAATAAGGAATACCCTGTTCTTAATTTATCTCATGCGGTTGGGATCGTGCTCTATGAGATATGGAAGACAAGGGGAGCAACACCGCGCAAATCTGTTGTGTCTAGAGAAACTACCGATTTAATAGAGAAATACGTCAAAACCTTATACGAAGCCATCAGGAGAGGCGATGGAGACGAGGCAATGTATATTGCCGTCAAGAGATCCTTGTTGCGCGGAATCAAAGACGAAGAAGAAGGAAGGGCAGTTGTAAGATTCCTTAGAAAGATATACATGAGGATGATCCATGGCAATGAATGA
- a CDS encoding HemK2/MTQ2 family protein methyltransferase — translation MASNRIIEFIGFKLCINENVYEPAEDSELLASILDINEGEIVVDLGSGSGILGLVAKRMGGKVISVDVNPFATEATLCSAKVNSIDIDVINCNVLDCLRVISIDALIFNPPYLPVDERSSWIGYSWSGGIGGVEVLSKALREIKARKYYFVYSSFSDEEIIYELLNEEGLEIDKVKEMVIGFETLKAVKVVVKSNPSRA, via the coding sequence ATGGCAAGTAATAGAATTATTGAATTTATTGGATTTAAATTATGTATAAATGAAAATGTATACGAACCCGCAGAAGACTCGGAATTACTGGCATCGATTCTAGATATTAATGAAGGAGAGATAGTTGTGGATCTTGGATCTGGAAGCGGAATTCTAGGCCTCGTGGCCAAAAGAATGGGAGGGAAAGTGATTTCTGTGGATGTTAACCCATTTGCAACCGAAGCTACGTTGTGTTCGGCTAAAGTAAATAGTATTGATATTGATGTAATAAATTGTAATGTTTTAGATTGTTTACGAGTCATTTCAATAGACGCTTTGATATTCAATCCCCCATATCTTCCAGTAGACGAAAGGTCCTCATGGATAGGATACAGTTGGTCAGGAGGAATAGGCGGCGTAGAAGTTTTAAGTAAGGCCTTAAGGGAGATTAAGGCCAGAAAATACTATTTTGTTTACTCTAGTTTCTCTGATGAGGAGATCATATACGAACTTCTCAACGAAGAAGGATTAGAAATAGATAAAGTCAAGGAGATGGTTATCGGTTTTGAGACCTTAAAGGCGGTGAAAGTGGTTGTTAAGAGTAATCCTAGTAGAGCCTGA